A single region of the Accipiter gentilis chromosome 6, bAccGen1.1, whole genome shotgun sequence genome encodes:
- the SPHKAP gene encoding A-kinase anchor protein SPHKAP isoform X4, whose product MREVPEHQGSSTNSSASSLGSSVTACKKILCSNSLLESTDYWLQNQRTPCQIGFLEDKSESNCASVCFVNLDANRDDCSDEQVKQRLISVSPNLPKLISSMNVQPPKENEIVLLSGLASGNLQADYEVPQCPWLADVCLVQCARGDRKNSTSCIIFEINKFLIGLELVQERQLQIEAHVLKPEDDTNCSVSSIEEDFLTASEHLEDDNEGDEYKTGHEKVSVSEASSDVKKNKGKGFENLHYRKARLPLILEGNCINKDNAATRVSEAVNVVAEDGILQPEDKSDQEILWQKELARRATSSFSTTNLTGEVEISCSAHMLEDVPLTKMAKEELGPLYDPTAKHSSKTDGEDCASIRKTDPPSENEQATTGQYATNLAESVLQDAFIRLSQSQPTFSEEAAVSISVGSSCKSEDVSAYRSWNELPKIVIVQSPDSSENISDWPGSAFPNLCHWTESGSSAEVSDYFEEEHSNGHGQSALEVALACAATVIGTISSPQAAEKFRGDQEATDSKSGAVDSEDLHTASSQLLDDCASTEYSFPSALCGMTQVASAVAVCGLGETKEEKYPATSSGLLSAAQTSAAITLHCSIAIGSSMEKLNDSIAEALLKEASIVLTKPNTYKNVGHFMETINGKIIETAARPRIPHTDEVIRDELAQNLSNIILRHSIEEVKKKRQLHPCSENSSSTQDIFMNSANELLYNIMYFTFKKMNDIRQVEECSPLFPEGTKVEKVTRAEGWSTQATARETSHSPVDHSAVQPFGTSYSTRASKDLGKVTNTRKSNVKDVNSKESATLNSEPTSRATGHNTLVAKTSPKKRYLKRTTRDCYKSPNQSNNHHQKKDYRSFSDRENTFANNECRHGVQEQLSSSATINAENQAKHKCDAVLNNDVQVSLSLLGNHVLLPSQPVLQVKHSRDKYCITDFAEELAETVVSMATEIAAICLENSDGKQPWFCAWKRGNEYLVTQSLSCRTMKRKKETHANGSVVRKHRAPRLSEIKRKTDEHPELKERLMNRVVDESINLEDTPDSVSIFANEVAAKIMNLTELSMVDSIWQGPNHPRNRLHCERWSRAKASSCESIPEEDLDSKASFSTLGLMNTFGQPVSQTSSVSKQSSCESITDEFSRFMVNQMENEGRGFDLLLDYYAGKNASNILTSALEQVAKKNGHLNVRPSCPSKQSSTESITEEFYRYMLREIEKENKDNISSPQNSKDWCGNLLPPSLRSPFCFRQSSMPDSRSSGSRLTVNVPVKANSLDGFAHHHQDSLSVQPVSTVASSGLCKSDSCLYQRCKTDQITDMLIHETWASSIESLMRKNKIIADEAEAAEADQFHSDSPPQVEQYANRLAANIVESGKNLTVVQQDSFDYTSQALVLESKHPQRATRIKSKPKRDGVNLDEKKEHTKSPGCLPAGQHREVPLIQIETDQRDETGKDLESSTSCGPSEKEHQSKEKPPEAFGGKHMVSSSLQNSNSPQSRPDAEIIGETKTAEEFPNHLSSSEESTGSWSQLANDEDNPDDTSSYLQLSERSLSNGNSSTTSSLGIMDLEIYQENVPSSPMIKKYFWAFSGNN is encoded by the exons GTTTGTTTTGTGAATTTAGATGCAAACAGAGATGACTGCAGCGATGAGCAAGTGAAACAG AGGTTGATCAGCGTCTCTCCAAATCTCCCCAAACTCATCAGTTCGATGAATGTACAGCcaccaaaggaaaatgaaatagtCCTGCTGAGTGGATTAGCATCAGGAAACCTTCAGGCTGATTATGAAGTTCCCCAG TGTCCTTGGCTGGCAGATGTCTGCTTGGTTCAATGTGCAAGGGGGGACAGGAAAAACAGCACAAGCTGCATCATTTTTGAAATAAACAAGTTTCTGATTGGACTTGAGCTCGTTCAGGAAAGGCAGCTGCAGATAGAAGCACATGTCTTAAAGCCTGAGGATGACACAAACTGCTCAGTGTCTTCAATAGAAGAAGATTTCCTCACAGCATCTGAGCACCTTGAGGATGACAACGAGGGTGATGAATATAAAACTG gtcATGAAAAAGTAAGTGTTTCAGAAGCATCTTCAGAtgtcaaaaaaaataaaggaaagggaTTTGAAAATCTCCACTATAGAAAAGCCAGGTTGCCACTCATTCTTGAAGGGAACTGCATTAATAAGGATAATGCAGCTACTAGAGTCTCTGAAGCTGTGAATGTTGTGGCTGAAGATGGCATCTTGCAACCTGAAGATAAGTCAGACCAGGAAATACTCTGGCAGAAGGAATTAGCTCGAAGAGCTACTTCATCCTTTAGTACTACTAATTTGACTGGCGAGGTTGAAATTTCCTGCTCAGCACACATGTTAGAAGATGTACCTTTAACCAAAATGGCTAAAGAGGAGCTGGGGCCTCTGTATGACCcaacagcaaaacacagcagtAAGACAGATGGAGAGGACTGTGCAAGTATCAGGAAAACTGATCCTCCCTCGGAAAATGAGCAGGCGACTACAGGTCAGTATGCCACAAATTTAGCAGAATCTGTTCTGCAAGATGCGTTCATTAGACTATCACAGTCTCAACCCACTTTTAGTGAGGAGGCTGCAGTCAGCATCTCCGTAGGAAGCTCCTGTAAGTCAGAAGACGTATCTGCTTACCGATCGTGGAATGAACTTCCAAAGATCGTCATAGTGCAAAGTCCAGACAGTTCTGAGAATATATCTGACTGGCCAGGGTCTGCGTTCCCCAACCTGTGCCACTGGACTGAATCAGGAAGTTCTGCTGAAGTTTCGGATTACTTTGAGGAAGAACATTCAAACGGACACGGCCAGAGCGCGCTGGAAGTTGCCCTGGCTTGTGCAGCCACTGTTATTGGAACCATTTCCAGTCCCCAGGCTGCAGAAAAATTCAGAGGGGATCAAGAAGCCACAGACTCTAAAAGCGGAGCGGTTGATAGTGAGGACCTACACACAGCATCTTCACAGCTACTTGATGACTGTGCTAGCACAGAATATTCATTTCCATCTGCACTGTGTGGCATGACTCAAGTAGCAAGTGCTGTAGCTGTCTGTGGTCTGGGGGAAACAAAGGAAGAGAAGTACCCTGCAACTTCGAGCGGACTTCTGTCTGCTGCTCAGACTTCTGCAGCCATTACTCTTCATTGTAGCATAGCTATAGGAAGCAGCATGGAGAAGCTAAATGACAGCATTGCAGAAGCACTTCTCAAAGAGGCATCAATAGTTTTGACAAAACCCAACACATACAAAAACGTAGGGCATTTTATGGAAACcataaatggaaaaattattgAAACAGCAGCAAGGCCACGGATTCCACACACTGATGAAGTAATCAGGGATGAACTTGCACAAAACTTATCCAATATTATTCTACGACATTCTATTGAAGAGGTTAAGAAGAAGAGACAACTACACCCCTGTTCAGAAAACAGCTCAAGTACACAAGACATTTTCATGAACTCTGCAAACGAGTTGCTTTATAACATAATGTATTTCACTTTCAAGAAGATGAATGACATAAGACAAGTTGAAGAGTGTTCTCCCCTCTTTCCTGAGGGCACAAAAGTAGAGAAAGTAACAAGAGCAGAAGGATGGTCAACACAGGCAACTGCACGTGAAACTTCACACAGCCCCGTTGATCACTCTGCTGTTCAGCCATTTGGTACATCCTACAGCACTAGGGCTAGCAAAGATCTTGGAAAGGTCACAAACACTAGGAAAAGTAATGTGAAAGATGTAAATAGCAAGGAAAGTGCCACACTGAATTCAGAACCAACAAGTAGAGCTACAGGGCATAACACACTTGTTGCAAAAACATCTCCCAAGAAAAGATACCTGAAAAGAACCACACGAGACTGTTACAAATCCCCAAATCAGAGTAACAATCATCATCAGAAGAAAGACTACAGATCATTTTCAGACAGAGAAAATACCTTTGCAAACAATGAATGCAGGCATGGTGTTCAAGAACAGCTGTCTTCCAGTGCCACCATAAACGCAGAAAACCAGGCCAAGCATAAGTGTGATGCTGTGCTAAATAATGATGTTCAGGTTAGCTTGTCTTTATTAGGAAATCATGTCTTGCTTCCTTCTCAGCCTGTGCTACAGGTGAAACATTCAAGGGACAAATATTGTATAACAGATTTTGCAGAAGAATTGGCAGAAACAGTCGTCTCCATGGCAACAGAAATAGCGGCCATTTGTCTTGAAAATTCAGATGGAAAGCAACCCTGGTTCTGTGCGTGGAAGAGAGGCAATGAGTATCTGGTGACCCAGAGCTTATCATGCAGaaccatgaaaaggaaaaaggaaacccATGCTAATGGTTCAGTTGTTCGGAAGCACAGGGCACCTAGACTTAgtgagataaaaagaaaaacagatgagcACCCTGAGCTAAAGGAAAGGTTGATGAATCGAGTAGTAGATGAATCCATAAACCTTGAGGACACACCAGATTCAGTCAGTATCTTTGCAAATGAAGTGGCTGCCAAGATCATGAACCTCACCGAACTCTCCATGGTTGATAGCATCTGGCAAGGTCCAAACCACCCCAGGAATAGGCTGCACTGTGAAAGATGGAGCCGAGCCAAGGCCTCAAGCTGTGAGAGCATACCAGAGGAGGACTTGGATTCGAAAGCCTCTTTCAGCACCCTAGGCCTAATGAACACCTTTGGTCAGCCTGTGAGCCAGACAAGTTCTGTCTCAAAGCAGTCTAGTTGTGAAAGCATTACAGATGAATTTTCAAGATTTATGGTGAACCAGATGGAAAATGAAGGAAGAGGTTTTGATTTATTACTGGATTACTATGCAGGAAAAAATGCAAGCAACATCTTAACTTCTGCTTTGGAACAGGTAGCCAAGAAAAATGGTCACCTTAATGTAAGACCAAGTTGCCCATCCAAACAGTCCAGCACAGAAAGTATAACAGAAGAATTTTATAGGTATATGCtaagagaaatagaaaaggaaaataaagataacATATCTTCACCTCAGAATTCAAAGGACTGGTGTGGCAATTTGCTGCCACCCTCTCTACGATCACCTTTTTGCTTTAGGCAATCGTCAATGCCTGACAGCAGATCATCAGGCTCTAGGCTAACAGTTAATGTCCCAGTTAAGGCAAATTCATTAGATGGATTTGCCCACCATCACCAAGATTCCTTAAGTGTACAGCCAGTCAGTACTGTGGCTTCTTCAGGTCTTTGCAAGTCTGACTCATGCCTGTACCAAAGATGCAAGACTGACCAGATAACAGATATGTTGATTCATGAGACGTGGGCAAGTTCTATTGAATCTCTAATGCGCAAGAACAAAATCATAGCAGATGAGGCAGAGGCTGCAGAGGCAGACCAATTTCACAGTGATTCCCCACCACAGGTGGAACAATATGCAAACAGACTGGCTGCAAATATTGTCGAAAGTGGTAAAAATTTAACTGTTGTCCAGCAGGATTCCTTTGATTATACAAGCCAAGCTCTTGTGCTGGAAAGCAAACACCCCCAAAGGGCAACTCGGATTAAATCAAAACCCAAAAGGGATGGAGTAAATTTGGATGAGAAAAAAGAGCATACAAAGAGCCCTGGATGCCTCCCTGCAGGTCAGCACAGGGAAGTGCCTTTAATTCAGATAGAAACCGATCAACGAGATGAGACAGGTAAAGACCTGGAGTCCTCAACTTCATGTGGCCCTTCTGAAAAGGAGCATCAAAGCAAAGAGAAGCCTCCAGAAGCTTTTGGTGGGAAACACATGGTTTCCAGTTCCCTGCAAAATAG CAACAGTCCCCAGAGCAGACCAGATGCTGAAATCATAGGAGAGACAAAAACAGCTGAAGAATTTCCAAACCATCTCAGCAGCAGTGAAGAAAGCACTGGCAGCTGGTCCCAGCTAGCTAACGATGAGGACAATCCTGATGACACGAGTAGCTACTTACAACTCAGCGAGCGATCCCTGAG CAATGGCAACAGCAGTACAACTAGCAGTCTTGGCATTATGGACCTGGAAATTTATCAGGAGAACGTGCCATCTTCTCCTATGATTAA aaagtaCTTCTGGGCTTTCAGTGGGAACAACTAA
- the SPHKAP gene encoding A-kinase anchor protein SPHKAP isoform X3 translates to MREVPEHQGSSTNSSASSLGSSVTACKKILCSNSLLESTDYWLQNQRTPCQIGFLEDKSESNCASVCFVNLDANRDDCSDEQVKQRLISVSPNLPKLISSMNVQPPKENEIVLLSGLASGNLQADYEVPQCPWLADVCLVQCARGDRKNSTSCIIFEINKFLIGLELVQERQLQIEAHVLKPEDDTNCSVSSIEEDFLTASEHLEDDNEGDEYKTGHEKVSVSEASSDVKKNKGKGFENLHYRKARLPLILEGNCINKDNAATRVSEAVNVVAEDGILQPEDKSDQEILWQKELARRATSSFSTTNLTGEVEISCSAHMLEDVPLTKMAKEELGPLYDPTAKHSSKTDGEDCASIRKTDPPSENEQATTGQYATNLAESVLQDAFIRLSQSQPTFSEEAAVSISVGSSCKSEDVSAYRSWNELPKIVIVQSPDSSENISDWPGSAFPNLCHWTESGSSAEVSDYFEEEHSNGHGQSALEVALACAATVIGTISSPQAAEKFRGDQEATDSKSGAVDSEDLHTASSQLLDDCASTEYSFPSALCGMTQVASAVAVCGLGETKEEKYPATSSGLLSAAQTSAAITLHCSIAIGSSMEKLNDSIAEALLKEASIVLTKPNTYKNVGHFMETINGKIIETAARPRIPHTDEVIRDELAQNLSNIILRHSIEEVKKKRQLHPCSENSSSTQDIFMNSANELLYNIMYFTFKKMNDIRQVEECSPLFPEGTKVEKVTRAEGWSTQATARETSHSPVDHSAVQPFGTSYSTRASKDLGKVTNTRKSNVKDVNSKESATLNSEPTSRATGHNTLVAKTSPKKRYLKRTTRDCYKSPNQSNNHHQKKDYRSFSDRENTFANNECRHGVQEQLSSSATINAENQAKHKCDAVLNNDVQVSLSLLGNHVLLPSQPVLQVKHSRDKYCITDFAEELAETVVSMATEIAAICLENSDGKQPWFCAWKRGNEYLVTQSLSCRTMKRKKETHANGSVVRKHRAPRLSEIKRKTDEHPELKERLMNRVVDESINLEDTPDSVSIFANEVAAKIMNLTELSMVDSIWQGPNHPRNRLHCERWSRAKASSCESIPEEDLDSKASFSTLGLMNTFGQPVSQTSSVSKQSSCESITDEFSRFMVNQMENEGRGFDLLLDYYAGKNASNILTSALEQVAKKNGHLNVRPSCPSKQSSTESITEEFYRYMLREIEKENKDNISSPQNSKDWCGNLLPPSLRSPFCFRQSSMPDSRSSGSRLTVNVPVKANSLDGFAHHHQDSLSVQPVSTVASSGLCKSDSCLYQRCKTDQITDMLIHETWASSIESLMRKNKIIADEAEAAEADQFHSDSPPQVEQYANRLAANIVESGKNLTVVQQDSFDYTSQALVLESKHPQRATRIKSKPKRDGVNLDEKKEHTKSPGCLPAGQHREVPLIQIETDQRDETGKDLESSTSCGPSEKEHQSKEKPPEAFGGKHMVSSSLQNSNSPQSRPDAEIIGETKTAEEFPNHLSSSEESTGSWSQLANDEDNPDDTSSYLQLSERSLSNGNSSTTSSLGIMDLEIYQENVPSSPMINFLCLTLREKFIHHEAML, encoded by the exons GTTTGTTTTGTGAATTTAGATGCAAACAGAGATGACTGCAGCGATGAGCAAGTGAAACAG AGGTTGATCAGCGTCTCTCCAAATCTCCCCAAACTCATCAGTTCGATGAATGTACAGCcaccaaaggaaaatgaaatagtCCTGCTGAGTGGATTAGCATCAGGAAACCTTCAGGCTGATTATGAAGTTCCCCAG TGTCCTTGGCTGGCAGATGTCTGCTTGGTTCAATGTGCAAGGGGGGACAGGAAAAACAGCACAAGCTGCATCATTTTTGAAATAAACAAGTTTCTGATTGGACTTGAGCTCGTTCAGGAAAGGCAGCTGCAGATAGAAGCACATGTCTTAAAGCCTGAGGATGACACAAACTGCTCAGTGTCTTCAATAGAAGAAGATTTCCTCACAGCATCTGAGCACCTTGAGGATGACAACGAGGGTGATGAATATAAAACTG gtcATGAAAAAGTAAGTGTTTCAGAAGCATCTTCAGAtgtcaaaaaaaataaaggaaagggaTTTGAAAATCTCCACTATAGAAAAGCCAGGTTGCCACTCATTCTTGAAGGGAACTGCATTAATAAGGATAATGCAGCTACTAGAGTCTCTGAAGCTGTGAATGTTGTGGCTGAAGATGGCATCTTGCAACCTGAAGATAAGTCAGACCAGGAAATACTCTGGCAGAAGGAATTAGCTCGAAGAGCTACTTCATCCTTTAGTACTACTAATTTGACTGGCGAGGTTGAAATTTCCTGCTCAGCACACATGTTAGAAGATGTACCTTTAACCAAAATGGCTAAAGAGGAGCTGGGGCCTCTGTATGACCcaacagcaaaacacagcagtAAGACAGATGGAGAGGACTGTGCAAGTATCAGGAAAACTGATCCTCCCTCGGAAAATGAGCAGGCGACTACAGGTCAGTATGCCACAAATTTAGCAGAATCTGTTCTGCAAGATGCGTTCATTAGACTATCACAGTCTCAACCCACTTTTAGTGAGGAGGCTGCAGTCAGCATCTCCGTAGGAAGCTCCTGTAAGTCAGAAGACGTATCTGCTTACCGATCGTGGAATGAACTTCCAAAGATCGTCATAGTGCAAAGTCCAGACAGTTCTGAGAATATATCTGACTGGCCAGGGTCTGCGTTCCCCAACCTGTGCCACTGGACTGAATCAGGAAGTTCTGCTGAAGTTTCGGATTACTTTGAGGAAGAACATTCAAACGGACACGGCCAGAGCGCGCTGGAAGTTGCCCTGGCTTGTGCAGCCACTGTTATTGGAACCATTTCCAGTCCCCAGGCTGCAGAAAAATTCAGAGGGGATCAAGAAGCCACAGACTCTAAAAGCGGAGCGGTTGATAGTGAGGACCTACACACAGCATCTTCACAGCTACTTGATGACTGTGCTAGCACAGAATATTCATTTCCATCTGCACTGTGTGGCATGACTCAAGTAGCAAGTGCTGTAGCTGTCTGTGGTCTGGGGGAAACAAAGGAAGAGAAGTACCCTGCAACTTCGAGCGGACTTCTGTCTGCTGCTCAGACTTCTGCAGCCATTACTCTTCATTGTAGCATAGCTATAGGAAGCAGCATGGAGAAGCTAAATGACAGCATTGCAGAAGCACTTCTCAAAGAGGCATCAATAGTTTTGACAAAACCCAACACATACAAAAACGTAGGGCATTTTATGGAAACcataaatggaaaaattattgAAACAGCAGCAAGGCCACGGATTCCACACACTGATGAAGTAATCAGGGATGAACTTGCACAAAACTTATCCAATATTATTCTACGACATTCTATTGAAGAGGTTAAGAAGAAGAGACAACTACACCCCTGTTCAGAAAACAGCTCAAGTACACAAGACATTTTCATGAACTCTGCAAACGAGTTGCTTTATAACATAATGTATTTCACTTTCAAGAAGATGAATGACATAAGACAAGTTGAAGAGTGTTCTCCCCTCTTTCCTGAGGGCACAAAAGTAGAGAAAGTAACAAGAGCAGAAGGATGGTCAACACAGGCAACTGCACGTGAAACTTCACACAGCCCCGTTGATCACTCTGCTGTTCAGCCATTTGGTACATCCTACAGCACTAGGGCTAGCAAAGATCTTGGAAAGGTCACAAACACTAGGAAAAGTAATGTGAAAGATGTAAATAGCAAGGAAAGTGCCACACTGAATTCAGAACCAACAAGTAGAGCTACAGGGCATAACACACTTGTTGCAAAAACATCTCCCAAGAAAAGATACCTGAAAAGAACCACACGAGACTGTTACAAATCCCCAAATCAGAGTAACAATCATCATCAGAAGAAAGACTACAGATCATTTTCAGACAGAGAAAATACCTTTGCAAACAATGAATGCAGGCATGGTGTTCAAGAACAGCTGTCTTCCAGTGCCACCATAAACGCAGAAAACCAGGCCAAGCATAAGTGTGATGCTGTGCTAAATAATGATGTTCAGGTTAGCTTGTCTTTATTAGGAAATCATGTCTTGCTTCCTTCTCAGCCTGTGCTACAGGTGAAACATTCAAGGGACAAATATTGTATAACAGATTTTGCAGAAGAATTGGCAGAAACAGTCGTCTCCATGGCAACAGAAATAGCGGCCATTTGTCTTGAAAATTCAGATGGAAAGCAACCCTGGTTCTGTGCGTGGAAGAGAGGCAATGAGTATCTGGTGACCCAGAGCTTATCATGCAGaaccatgaaaaggaaaaaggaaacccATGCTAATGGTTCAGTTGTTCGGAAGCACAGGGCACCTAGACTTAgtgagataaaaagaaaaacagatgagcACCCTGAGCTAAAGGAAAGGTTGATGAATCGAGTAGTAGATGAATCCATAAACCTTGAGGACACACCAGATTCAGTCAGTATCTTTGCAAATGAAGTGGCTGCCAAGATCATGAACCTCACCGAACTCTCCATGGTTGATAGCATCTGGCAAGGTCCAAACCACCCCAGGAATAGGCTGCACTGTGAAAGATGGAGCCGAGCCAAGGCCTCAAGCTGTGAGAGCATACCAGAGGAGGACTTGGATTCGAAAGCCTCTTTCAGCACCCTAGGCCTAATGAACACCTTTGGTCAGCCTGTGAGCCAGACAAGTTCTGTCTCAAAGCAGTCTAGTTGTGAAAGCATTACAGATGAATTTTCAAGATTTATGGTGAACCAGATGGAAAATGAAGGAAGAGGTTTTGATTTATTACTGGATTACTATGCAGGAAAAAATGCAAGCAACATCTTAACTTCTGCTTTGGAACAGGTAGCCAAGAAAAATGGTCACCTTAATGTAAGACCAAGTTGCCCATCCAAACAGTCCAGCACAGAAAGTATAACAGAAGAATTTTATAGGTATATGCtaagagaaatagaaaaggaaaataaagataacATATCTTCACCTCAGAATTCAAAGGACTGGTGTGGCAATTTGCTGCCACCCTCTCTACGATCACCTTTTTGCTTTAGGCAATCGTCAATGCCTGACAGCAGATCATCAGGCTCTAGGCTAACAGTTAATGTCCCAGTTAAGGCAAATTCATTAGATGGATTTGCCCACCATCACCAAGATTCCTTAAGTGTACAGCCAGTCAGTACTGTGGCTTCTTCAGGTCTTTGCAAGTCTGACTCATGCCTGTACCAAAGATGCAAGACTGACCAGATAACAGATATGTTGATTCATGAGACGTGGGCAAGTTCTATTGAATCTCTAATGCGCAAGAACAAAATCATAGCAGATGAGGCAGAGGCTGCAGAGGCAGACCAATTTCACAGTGATTCCCCACCACAGGTGGAACAATATGCAAACAGACTGGCTGCAAATATTGTCGAAAGTGGTAAAAATTTAACTGTTGTCCAGCAGGATTCCTTTGATTATACAAGCCAAGCTCTTGTGCTGGAAAGCAAACACCCCCAAAGGGCAACTCGGATTAAATCAAAACCCAAAAGGGATGGAGTAAATTTGGATGAGAAAAAAGAGCATACAAAGAGCCCTGGATGCCTCCCTGCAGGTCAGCACAGGGAAGTGCCTTTAATTCAGATAGAAACCGATCAACGAGATGAGACAGGTAAAGACCTGGAGTCCTCAACTTCATGTGGCCCTTCTGAAAAGGAGCATCAAAGCAAAGAGAAGCCTCCAGAAGCTTTTGGTGGGAAACACATGGTTTCCAGTTCCCTGCAAAATAG CAACAGTCCCCAGAGCAGACCAGATGCTGAAATCATAGGAGAGACAAAAACAGCTGAAGAATTTCCAAACCATCTCAGCAGCAGTGAAGAAAGCACTGGCAGCTGGTCCCAGCTAGCTAACGATGAGGACAATCCTGATGACACGAGTAGCTACTTACAACTCAGCGAGCGATCCCTGAG CAATGGCAACAGCAGTACAACTAGCAGTCTTGGCATTATGGACCTGGAAATTTATCAGGAGAACGTGCCATCTTCTCCTATGATTAA ttttctaTGTCTTACATTGAGGGAGAAGTTTATCCATCATGAAGCAATGTTGTAG